One Scomber scombrus chromosome 23, fScoSco1.1, whole genome shotgun sequence genomic window, AGTAGAGTAAAGGGCTAAGAGGAGTGTGGTCTCGATTAGCAACTGAGCCAGTCATGAATATCATTGTTTAAATGGTTTCAAAGTGCTGTCTTCTATGCTCTTTTACACCCTTGTATTAGATGGAGATGGGATTAGTAGAAAGCTATAGCTTAATCAGTGGGTATTGTAGTTGCTTCTTTAGGAAGGTGAATAAGTTGTAAATCGACTAGTGTTCCGACCACTCAAAATAAATGACTCTTACAATTTAAAAGTATGGAAGGCAGGATTACCTGGGTTTTCCAGATAAAGCAAAAGCCATTGTCAATGCATTTATTCTATGCCCCAGCTGGGTCTTGATCtatgctttaatatgttaaAGCCAATTATGATGTTAATAATCATTGTCTTTATATCCACAGAGACACAACTGGAGAGCTTATTGGAGGATCTGGGCTTGGAGCAGCACTACAAAGAGAATCTTTCCCTGAGCACAATACTTCAGATTGATGATAAGACCGTTACTGATGAACCTGTCAGGCGTAATTTAGATCTTCCATGGCATTTTCTGAAGAAACTGATGATGGTTAATGTGACAGCTAGGAATGTGAAATGTACATCAGTATGTGACTTAAACTGTGATGCTGCATCAGGGAATACAGGGTTAGATCTTAAAAATCTGGTTGATAGTCCAAATTCAGGTGACATGCTGAACCCCCTTGACATAATCActgctctctttctgtgttCTGATGGTTTTGTACAGCAGGAAATGGTACTCAAAATGTCTATGTGTCAGTTTTCTGTGCCTCTGCTGCTTCCCAACTGTGACACAAAACAGTGCACACTCATGCTGTGGGCCATGAGAGACATTGTTAAAAAGTACAGGCCTCAGTCACTGTCTGAATCCAAGGGCTTCATTGAAGACAGAATTGTTCTCTCAGATCTTCCAATGATATCTTTTGTGAGACTGGGTGAATGCTCCTTGTCCAAGTCAGAGGTTCTCAATAAGCTTCTGAGCAATTCTCAGCAGTACCATGACACCTTTGTTCACCATGATATGGAGTGTGGAGACAGTCCAAGAAGAATATCCAATGGATTGGTTGAAATGACTTGGTACCTTCCttgtggaaacaaaaacatggatATTTTCAGTGAGCCAGTTGCTGTAGCTAACCTTCGTGGGGACATTGcttcatttgaaaaacaatACTCTTTTTTGTGTCAGACATCTACAGCAGTTTTTGTGTTCTTTGACAATTTGGACTCTGAGTGCATGCTGCTGACCAACCAACACCAAAAAGCACAGATCTTCTTAGTGGGTAACCATCAAAGCAAGCGCTTCAGTCTAGATACTTTAGAAAATGTAGCAACTGGGTTGGGCTTGACTAACAGCAACATTATTTTGAAGACTAAATGCATGAATGATGCAGACTTTGTCAAAAAATTGAGGAAAACAGTCAGCGATGTAGTGGAGAACTCAAAGATGAAGATGCCAATAGAGCAGATGGCTGATGTTGCCCGTGAACTGGGAATCTTGGTTGATGAAGACTCTCCAGTGTGCCAAACTGCCAAGAAAAATGCAGATGCCATCACTGCAGTAATTCAAGACACCCTGGCATACAAAGAAGCGCAGCTTCCATTGCAAGGCCAAATATGGAAAGAATTGACTTGCTTAGAGAAGGAAGAATTTCGACTTCGAAAAGCTGGGTCTGAAAATATAGAAGTGTACAAAAGCAATATCCAGGTGCAGAAAACAAAACTTAGAGAAAAACAGAACTCTTACGAGATATCACCTGCTATGACATGCTTCATCAAGGCAATACCAAGGATGGGGATAGAGAGGTGCTTTTTCCTGAAATGGATGCGAATTAACCTCGATAACCTGTCTCGAGAAAAGCTGTCTCATCTCAGGGAACagtacaaaaagaaatgtaagaGTTCTGAGAACAAAGAGGAGATTAAAGACATCGACAGACAACTTTCCAACAGCTCATTGGGGACTGAACATTTCTTCCGTGAAATGGGTCAAATctatgaagcttcagtttccCTTCCAGAAACACACCCATCACGTCAACAATTACAGCATCTTCCAAAACTCTGTGCAGGATTGTTGCTTGATGGATTTCCTCTTGAGCTTGTTGACGGAGATGCATCCAACATACCTCTCAGATGGGTGAGTGACGTCCTCTCTCAGCTCAATGACTTGGTGTCTCCTAATAGCAAGATATTGGTGGTCACAGTTCTTGGAGTTCAGAGCACTGGAAAGTCCACTCTCCTTAACACCATGTTTGGAGTGCAGTTTGCTGTCAGCAGTGGTCGATGCACTCGCGGTGCCTTTATGTTGCTCATCAGAGTCAATGAAGACTTGAAAAAAGTACTCAACTGTGACTTCATGGTTATCATTGACACTGAAGGCTTAAAGTCACCAGAACTTGCGCAACTTGATGATAGCCATGAGCATGACAATGAGCTTGCAACACTTGTTGTGGGGCTGAGTGATATCACCATTATCAATATTGCCATGGAAAATTCAACAGAAATGAAAGACATCCTACAAATAGTCGTGCATGCTTTTCTCAGAATGAAAGAGGTCGGCAAAAAGCCCAAATGTCAGTTTGTTCACCAGAATGTGTCAGATGTTTCAGCCCATGACAAGAACTTACGAGACAGGAAACTGCTCTTGCAGCAGCTAAATGAGATGACCCAGGCAGCAGCCAAaatggagaagaaagaagagaacaaGAGCTTCACTGATGTGATGGAGTACACTCCGGACACAGGGAACTGGTACATTCCTGGACTCTGGAATGGGAACCCACCAATGGCACCAGTCAATGTGGGGTACAGTGAAGCTGTGTATGACCTCAAGAAAAACATCATCCAAATGCTGGGGGACTGTGACTCTTCTGCAAACAATATCTCTGAGTTCACAGAGTGGATATCAAGCCTGTGGACTGCAGTAAAGCATGAAAATTTCATCTTCAGCTTCAGAAACAGCCTGGTGGCCGATGCCTACATGAGGCTTTGCACAGAATTCAACAAATGGGAATGGGAattcaaaaaagaaatgtacacCTGGGTCACAGATGCTGAAACAAAAATTTCCAATTTTGGAAAATTTGATGTGAAATCTGAAATACCTGACGTGAGAGAACTTCTGATTTGTTTGAAAAATGGGGCTCGAACACTGCTGACTAATTGGGAGACAAAGCTTCTTGAAAATCTGTCACAATACTTCAAGCAAACTGAGGGTCATGTCTATCTGGTAGAGGGATACAAAGAGGACTTTGCAAACAATGCAAAGAGCCTTCGACGAGAAATGGAGAGGTCTGTGTTTAATCAGTTGGAAGCAGCAGCTGACATTAGACAGGGAATGACAAAGCTTGATAAAATCAAGGAGAACCACACAAAAGAATTAGAGGGGAGAGTTTGTGCATTAATTCAGGAATGTCGGAAGAAAAAAGTCAAGATGACAGACACAGAGCTCGACCAAAAATTTGATGAGATGTGGGATAAAACTTTGAAGCAACTATCTTTCTGTGAACAAAAGGCTACAGATGTCTTCACGAGTGTGTCTCACTCCCTGAGAGCAAATCTCTCACATAAGGGTGGTCATGCAAATGAAATATTGAGtaaaaaagacttgaaaaactgtggaCTGGGGTCTTTCACATATAAGCCTATTGTTGAAGGATTCTGCAGCCAAGTTAAAAACGCTGTGAAAAAATGGTTTAGCAAAGATCAAGAAGCGGCTATGCAACAAATGGCTGACAGCACCATAGCTGCTTGTGAAGACATTTTAATAGAGAAAATGGAAAGGAAAACCAATTACCATGACACTTACATTGAGGAGATCCTGCATGTGATTGATGAGAGGCTACATAACAACCACAATCTGAAGACAGGCATTGAGTTTGAAGTTTGTCTTAAACAGCATATCTGTGGATTTGCAGCCAGGGAGTTTCAGAAAATGCATGAAGATTTCATACAAGAGAATGATCCCAAAACATGTCtcaaccaaaacaaagaaaagtttcGCACTGATTTTATGGATGTGTTCCATGAACGAGACCAGTGCCAGAAGAAGGCAGAAGAATTCACCAAACAATGCTTGAAACCTGCAGTCGAAGACTTTGTCAATCGCTCCTTGGGTCCTGACATCATTGGTGAAATGTTGACATGCCAGCAGTTCAGCACACGAATGTTCTTCCAACATTCAATTTTACTGGATTTGCTCTCCAAGGATGACTTTGAAAAGTACCTGAGCTACATTTGCTCATATGAGGATTGTGTGAAGAAGTGGACCCTCAGTCAAATAATGGAACACTTCTCCAACCCGTCTAAAGCGTTTGAGTTTGAGGATCGACACATTCAGTCAAGTATCAACAGCATAAACGATGCTATCAACAAGGCGAAAACAGGAAAGAGTGGCGACTTGAAGACATTTGTTGAAGATATCTGCAAAGAACTTGGTGATAAACTGGTCATTTCCCAGGATGCTCTAGGTGCTTTCATGATCCTGAACAATGCGGACCCAGAACAGTTTGCTTACTGGCTCACAGATTGTGTGAACGAAATGGGACAAGCTCTCATGGTAACCTTACAAGAAGACAACAtccaaataaaactaaaacatctcCATGTGAAACCTCAGAATGAGCTTTTCACCAAAGTGATTGGATGTGGTCAACAGTGTCCATTCTGCAAAGCGCCGTGTGAGGCAGGAGGAAAACAACATACTGAACACTGGACTTCTCTACATCGCCCAGAGGGTCTTGGTAGATACAGCTGGGATGACACAGAAAATCTTGTCATTGACATATGCTCTTCTCTTGTGATCAGTGATATGCATTTTCAATGTGATGCTACTAAGGGTGAATGGCACCCTTATAAGAGTTACAGAGAAATTTTCCCAGACTGGAGAATTGCTCCAGACATAAGCCTTCTGGCCTCAGACTACTGGAAATATGTATTTACAAGGTTCAATGAGAAGTTTGCCAAAGAATATTGTTCAAATCCTGCCGATATTCCTATATCATGGAAAGTTATCACATGTAAGCAGGCAGAAGCAAGCCTCAACGAGTCATTTAACATCAAGTGAGAGACTACACCCTCTCAtaacattcatacatttacCTTCTTCTATATAATGTAGGAAATTATCATAAGTAGTAACACATATTGTATACATGGTGACAAGGTTGAAGATACACAGATATACCAAtacaaaagataaaagaaaatcaaatgttGTGCTCACTTCTACCTAAGATTGAATTCAACATGTTGTGCATGCATAACAATAATGCACTTTAACTGTATGTTGAtaaagacatgttttaatactttttgaTTACTATGTGTATGTTCAGTAACTAACAGTTTGATTACATCTTAGTTAGCATTTTATGATTTTGTTCAACTaatgaatttcatttttttgtgtgacgACGTACACAATTAATCAAAGCAACCAAGTCACAGATAAAGGTTTCAAATTAAGTATGATatgcaatgttttttgtttgtttctgttaagAAGCcaatgccaaatatttgcctTTCTTCAAGGAATTAAAAGATCATCCAGTGTATAAGTTTAGGGGTGGGGAGGTGACTAGTTGTAGAATCTGAGGAGTCAATGTGTTCACATTaagcattcatttttattttttttaaacaattctttaaatttattatatattgtttttgtttctgtgaagTATGTCGTACCAAATATTTACAGATTCACATGAATTAAAGATTATTCAGTCtataaatggtattttattgCCAACATTTATGCATTTCTTACTTCTGTTCattgattaaataaagacacaaaatcaGCAGACTGGCTATGAATGTCTTTAATGTTTCCCAGATTGGAATCacagcatacagtgtataataacTTCTAAAGTAAACAGAAATATCatcacttcatttatttatatagttttactttactttttttaataatcatcttttttaaaactccattattaaacatgtttccTAATGTCAAGTCTCGGGTTTCTGAATTCAACAAAGaatgtaaaaacaagacaacaggTGCAACTTTGTAATGGAAACCGAGCCAAAGGTTTGCCATTGAGGGATGTAAATCATGTGCTTCCATGCACCATTGACCCAACACAAGATCTCAAAGTGATGGAGTGCATCAAACAAAGTCATCTGGTTTTGATTGGCTTACTGCAGGTTTTAGGTGTGTTGAAATACAAATTAGCCAAAATGTAGCTGCAACTGTGTGAACCACAAGTCACTTCATAAGGTAAACAGTGCTGAGTGTGTGTCTACTCTGATCCACTGttaaacacacatactcagaGTCTGCAAGTACACTGGACTTTTCAGACTTCCGTGACAATTCAGCAATTTCTCAACTGTTTAATATATGAAACTCTTTTCTGCTACATCACATCACTGTACGGTCAACTTCACCTCCATAACCACAATGCAACACAGTGTGTGGAAGGATAACATAGGACCACCTGTGTGATCTCATGACTGTATGTGAGGCATCTTACGGTATCAAAGCCCTCATATCTGTCCCACGGAGTGATGAAGTGGCTACATGTAAACACTGCTACATGTGGAGTGAGCTAACATTTAATTAACTGCACTTGTGTTTAGTGTCTCAGTCCTGACCGTGAATCACTGGCCAGTTCCTTACACCACCGTCACATTAGTTAGCTGGCAAAAAGGCAAAGCTGGCATCTATCAGTGCTCTCAGCCTCTGAGATGTTCCCATTAATACTCTGAAGTCACACAGATCACACAGCACAGGTCTACCAAGAGTATGATTAAATCACAagatatatttcaaaataaaagtttactaaagctttaataaaaaagggagaaaagacaaACCCATAACAAGGAGCAATGAAATAATcgatttaaaacatattttttcatatttttaaaacatactttttattAGAAACTAACAAATGCCAACTACAATTCTGCTACAGTGACTTTCCTGGTTAGGAATCATGATGCTACAGGATGCCCACATGATAACGGGCGACTGCACctgttgtctttttgttgtcACAAAATaagcatttcattcattcactcaagaaaaaaaagaggaaaaacaaaaacaaaaagaaacaagaaacttaatatttacaaatattttgtctgtttgatttttacacttaaaaatgtacagttttgATCTTCTTCCaggtgttgtgtgtctgtgtatgtccTGTCACCCagtttggtatttttcttctCACATCCAGTTTCCTCAAAGTGGGCAGACTGCAGTGAACCTGACACGATGGCGCCCTCCAGTGTTAGTTTATAATAGACAAGAGACAAGGAAAAAAGAACAGACCAAACTAAATAATAccttgttgcttttttttaccTCCGGTGGTGTCATTTGCAAGCGCCAAATGAATTATTATATCAACATGTATGTGGTATTGTCATAAtacaccatagactgtattaATGATTACATTACTTACTTCGGttaactgattaaataaagagatacaaaatgacataattgtcattaatgtttcatttaaagtttcgggtttttaatttgaaaaggAATATTGAAACAAGACAAAGCACACATTCgctgtagttgtgtgtgtgtttgctactGTGAGATGTGAGtcatgtaaatgtgtttcaggtgtgttaAAATAAGAACAAACCTAAAAGCCCAAGCTGTGTGAGCCACAGGGCTGCCGTGAGTCACTGAACTGCAGTTTTTATACTTATAACACATTAACAGAAATTAGGTTTCTGCATTGATGTTAAGATTTTGAATATAGATAACACATAATGTTATTATTCAGGGAGAGGTAGTACAGATTGGTGGACTCTTAAACAATAAAGTGGTGACATAACAGCAACGCCCTCTTCAGGGTTATGGGTTAAGGGTTACATTATGTCATATCATTTTTACACTATGCAACTCtattgttttattctattatcTCCTATTTGTTATGTgtaattcacattcatatgatatttcattcattatgCATAAATAGTAAATGGTGTATAAATTATGATCTATAAACATACTTGATATTAATTCATACAGACTGTATCTACTATCAACTGTCCCTCCCTGTATGAttattacacatacatatatggTCACCAGTTAGGGTTATATAGTGTATCATTCTAActttaaatcttttttgttATCTCTCAATCTGTATACTATTACCTTTTTCTCTATATATATCATGTTCCTCTCTACCTCTCAGGTTTCTTCTTGTACAGCTGTAATTCTTAATTTCCCTCATCGATGAGGTTTAAACTCTTAAGTCTTAtctttatgttattttaacagCTACATGAAGAGATAGCAGTGGAGACAAGGGGGATCAGTCTCAGGGTGGAGGTGCATTCACCACTACACTGATTTGACCACATGGTACCTGGTGTTAATAAGAGTCACATGTGATATCACCTTTTTACTTTACTAATGTAGGACACCATATCCATTCAAGTTTTAGTGTAATTAATGAATTAGCTTAATAATTAACAGTCTTCTCGTGTTACATTTGTGctccttgttttatttttgctgataCCAGTTCAGCAAAATACCAGCTGATACCATGCTCTGGATTGAATAATTTCTTACATAAATTAAAAAGGAAGGTGTACCTCTCTTGAAAAATATCTTTGCACATTAGTTATGAATTGTTTATTGTAAAGCCACATGAGAACACCAAGTGATGTACTACAGGTGATTACTCAACTTAATATTGCATCCAAAACTTTGAAATTGTTACCGTACATAAATGTCATAGAATAACTCTGCTAATTGTGGCATTTATATCACTTTTTAATGTAgtttcccccaaaaaaatatgtacattttgtatccCTTATCATGCATAAGTGAAGTTGTGATACATCTCTGGAATTCTTTGAAAATCTTATCATAAATACttcaatcaaaatgaaaaactgaaataagaCCAGTTACACATGTGAGGGATTATACATATTCTTCTATTAGGAAAATGcctcaagaaaaaaatatggagGAAACACCCCTCCCCCATAGCAGGATGTGTAATAAGAATCTGTGGGCAGGAAATTGTGAGttataaatgattaatattgttgtgtaacatgaagCCATGTAATGTGTAACACTTTAACATGAATTACATCCAAAGTTCAATGAGCAGAAATACATGCAGTAAGCTccatattgttgttgtttcttattttgtttaACACATCTATATTTTAATAAGAAGTAAAGAATTACAGAAACTTGTCaactttatcattttaattagaATGTGTTCAAACACTGTATTGTATGATATTTGAATAAGATTTGAATGGGGGCAGACAGGTTTAgtcatgtgttttaatgtgccTGCAAACAGAGAgttaagtttccttttcctGACTCTTAACAAAACACACTGTTTCTGGGAAATGAAACAGAAAGTGACTGCAACTGACTGCCGAATAAAAGGAGAAGCCTAAAGTGTTTATCTGGTATTTGCAGGAGGGTGCAGTGCTTTATTTTCAGGACAAACTCTTGACCTGTTACAAAGTATTGCATATAGAACAGATATTAACTCCTGGATATAAGAAGGATGTCACTGTGCCATGGAAGAATCAGTCTTACAAAAGTAAGTCACCATGCTATTTGATCTTAACTGCTTTTCCCCCCTTTGCTTACACATGTGGATGACCTGAAAGtgacaaaggaaaagaaaacatgtaaaaatacagtatagtaCATGTAACCAACTTAATGTGAATTATTTGTACTTTGCttgagtttttccattttatttcactttttatgttACTCCACAACATTTTGGAGGGAAATATTGTGcctttactccactacatttcgaAAGCTATGACTTAACTGCTGacattgattttacattaaaaacagagttGTCGGCTGCATAACATTGTAAATTTACAGAATTCTTTCCCATTACTTGTAGTGAGAAGCAGTGTGGGATGAGTGAGAGTGTACCCACCATGGATTactcagaggaagaggaggtgaatagaataataaattatttaaaattatacaaataattacattacacaGTATATACATATTGTGCCGTGCTGTGcagttattgattgattaattacaCCAAAGATGCATATTTTTCTCAACTATCAAGGAGCTCTATGATGCACCAGATGTCTCCCGTGAGGAAGAAAACTCTGCTGCAACACCACAGTCTGACTGTAAGTGTGAGTGATGCAGGTGTAGGTGCAGAGAAGAATACATAAATACTATTCCAGCCAGTAAATTGTGTACATTTTGATtagtgaaaacatgtttttaatgtgaagtttctaagatatatttttcttgttttctcttatGACAGATGTTCCTCCACCAAGAGATGTAACAGTTCTATATGCTGGCAGTGAGACTGTTTCTCTTGGTTTAGCACCCCCTGTTAGGTATAATCTACATATCGATTACTCCTGTGATACACACAGTGGCAGTGTGATCAAAGAAGACTCCAGCACTGTAGATGTTGATGGACTGTTTCCTGGGACTGAGTATACTTTCAGAATCACAAGGAGAGCAGACAATGGAAATCAGAGTGAAGCAGCCTGTGTATCTGTCTGCACAGGTAAATTTGAAATAACTAAATGTTGCTggaatttaaattattaattattatatgttATCATTATATAATTGTCTACCAATACAGTAAAGCTTTGACTGAGTGGTTGGTGAGctcaacacatttttcctcatcCTTTTAACATACATAAATGTACTTCTTACACTGAGGTATTCTCTCAGTTCATGATACTGAGAGATGTCCAGGGATGTCCAGGTTTGTGTCAGACTTAAGAGGTtgctaaatatttatttgtataaattgTGTGAGGTAACTATCTGTTGCTTTTCTGTCTGCCTCACCTCTTATGCTTGGCTGGAAAACAGCACTAATTTGAGAATTAGTACTGTTGAGATTTTCCAGTAATAATTGTTGCATTGTCCCCACAGAGCCCAGCCCTCCTGTGCAGTTTACAGTCACTCAGGTCAGCAGTGAGTCACTGTCTCTGTGTTGGGACCCTCCTGCTGGTGAAGTGGAGAACTACATTGTGACTTGCAGCAGTGAAGAAGACAGCAGTGTGCAAGAAcggacaacacacacaaacagcctgaCTGTCAGCAGCCTGAAGCCAGGGGTGTGTTACTCCCTCCAAGTTTCTACACAGCTGAAGAATGGAAGAAGCAAGCCAGCTGTGACATCTGCACACACAAGtaagtaaaacattaaaatgaataagtaTGATGAcacaataaagtaaaataagaaataaaacaagatgtaAATGCACACCTGTCTGCAGAAATGTGTTTAGAGCTCccttaaataaatgacataaaatccCCTGCACTATGGAGTccataaaaaagacattacattACCATTAAGTGAAAAGATTGCATATAATTGAAACAGAGGAGTGTAAAAACAAAGTAGTTTTAAACTTTTGCTCCAGTCAGTTGATCTATTTCAtgcttgttttaaaatataattagctgattttattttacagcttatTAGTTTTTCTGGTTTTAGCAGCATGTCTGTATGACAGCAACGTTAGTCTCACCACTTTTGCCCAGATATAAATAGCTCAcaatgattttacatttttagagaCATTTGGTCCCTACAgtatgaatcctactgactttagTGGTCATGTAATTTTTCACCTAGCAACATCAAAATCTTGTATGACCAAATACTCACAAAACACAACTAaggacattcccatcagcctcagctgtacatTGTTTAAAGTGCTAATTGTCAAGTGTTATCATTCAATTTAATGTGTGAAACTATGGAAAGATGGTGAAAATGGTAAACATACtgtacctgctaaacatcagtatATTAGCATACTCATTGTCAGCATGTTAGGGAACAGGTAGGAGGGAAAAAGCACAAACTAGTTGTATTTGGTGgacaatctactgctgctttgttgtttttcatcaaaAAGAGCAAACTAAAAACTGACtacaaacaataataaactattataaataacaataataaaatatttgaattaaacGCTATTTAATCAGATGTTTTTTATATCAGCATGAATAATCATTCTAATTCATTCTGCAGCCAAAGAATATCAAGTGACTGCACTGTTTTCAAAAATAAGTCTGATTGTATTGGAGTCTATGAGACAATGACCTTACTTcccacttgatttattaccccagtaaacagtttcctaatgagtttatgttCTCAATAGCTATTTTATATTCATCTACAATACACCATGATGTTCAGTTAGTAAATTAGGGCcccatttaaagtaaaacagactataaagcagggtatgtTTTAGGGCATGGCTTCCCTGTGATTGAGGAGTCGCTTGGCGACAacatttataatgtaatgtaaccaTGGCATTAGATTTACAGAGCGAATATGTAGCTGTAGCTATTTCACAGTGGCTtatcagttcatgaaagttaatttcaacattttggtCATCTAAAAAAGGAGTTGGCATTAGGATGATCACAGTTAAccacagactgtaaatgcaccgtGCTAATCAAGTTCACAGTTAGTGCCTAGTGTCAGCTCcactctggctccaaaaatcctaGATGGTTATGTCCAAATCCCAAAAGTCAAGGCTTCAAAACTATGGCTTGATGTCACCCATGATAATGGGTATAATCCCAGACATTGTTTGCATCTAACCAATGCACTAAATTCTATATGCTGTCGATGTActggatctgcccatatttgggcatggttCAACTCTGGCCTTGTCCGTGTTGCTTATTATGAgagtatttattatataattaatataatattatatatatattatataattaatattatatcaagttattattaaataacaataatgtcCCACTAGTTATTTTTGTAGCGTCTTGAtgacacaattttttttagaaaatctGTCCAAAGAAAACCATACAAGAGATCTTATCAATAGAAGATAGTAGGCCCAGTGAGGATCAGTGATTGGTGCATTGGAAATTCAAATTGCTACTAATAAGGCAAAAGCAGGAGAAGCTACAGGTTCGGAAACTTTGCctaataaagttttaaaattcCCTCAACTTGTTTGTGCTCTGTACGGTTTGTTTAGAAGATGTTTTGAAACtggcaaaacatattttgtttggCTCAGGTTTATTATATGTTCAATCACTATAAAGCCCTGATTGATGATCCAAGACTTCCTCTTACTTACAGAGGAATATGTTTACTGACTATAGTTTAACCTCTTCATCCCTAGGAATCTGCTTTTAGCTGCTCCCTTAGTTAAGAGCTCGGTGTTTGACTCGTGTTTAGTTTAGCGAGAAATAGTTATGCTAGCTTATAGCCAAGCCTCTTCTA contains:
- the LOC134005616 gene encoding interferon-induced very large GTPase 1-like, whose protein sequence is MEESVLQSEKQCGMSENIHTMDNSEEEEEFYDATDVSHELHCEEENSPATPQSDYVPPPRDVTVLRAGSETVSLGLAPPVRYNLHIDYSCDTHSGSVIKEDSSTVDVDGLFPGTEYTFRITRRADNGNQSEAACVSVCTEPSPPVQVTITQVSSESLSLFWDPPAGEVEKYIVTCSSEEDSSVQELTTHTNSLTVSSLEPGVCYSLQVSTQLKNGRSKPAVTSSHTKTQLESLLEDLGLEQHYKENLSLSTILQIDDKTVTDEPVRRNLDLPWHFLKKLMMVNVTARNVKCTSVCDLNCDAASGNTGLDLKNLVDSPNSGDMLNPLDIITALFLCSDGFVQQEMVLKMSMCQFSVPLLLPNCDTKQCTLMLWAMRDIVKKYRPQSLSESKGFIEDRIVLSDLPMISFVRLGECSLSKSEVLNKLLSNSQQYHDTFVHHDMECGDSPRRISNGLVEMTWYLPCGNKNMDIFSEPVAVANLRGDIASFEKQYSFLCQTSTAVFVFFDNLDSECMLLTNQHQKAQIFLVGNHQSKRFSLDTLENVATGLGLTNSNIILKTKCMNDADFVKKLRKTVSDVVENSKMKMPIEQMADVARELGILVDEDSPVCQTAKKNADAITAVIQDTLAYKEAQLPLQGQIWKELTCLEKEEFRLRKAGSENIEVYKSNIQVQKTKLREKQNSYEISPAMTCFIKAIPRMGIERCFFLKWMRINLDNLSREKLSHLREQYKKKCKSSENKEEIKDIDRQLSNSSLGTEHFFREMGQIYEASVSLPETHPSRQQLQHLPKLCAGLLLDGFPLELVDGDASNIPLRWVSDVLSQLNDLVSPNSKILVVTVLGVQSTGKSTLLNTMFGVQFAVSSGRCTRGAFMLLIRVNEDLKKVLNCDFMVIIDTEGLKSPELAQLDDSHEHDNELATLVVGLSDITIINIAMENSTEMKDILQIVVHAFLRMKEVGKKPKCQFVHQNVSDVSAHDKNLRDRKLLLQQLNEMTQAAAKMEKKEENKSFTDVMEYTPDTGNWYIPGLWNGNPPMAPVNVGYSEAVYDLKKNIIQMLGDCDSSANNISEFTEWISSLWTAVKHENFIFSFRNSLVADAYMRLCTEFNKWEWEFKKEMYTWVTDAETKISNFGKFDVKSEIPDVRELLICLKNGARTLLTNWETKLLENLSQYFKQTEGHVYLVEGYKEDFANNAKSLRREMERSVFNQLEAAADIRQGMTKLDKIKENHTKELEGRVCALIQECRKKKVKMTDTELDQKFDEMWDKTLKQLSFCEQKATDVFTSVSHSLRANLSHKGGHANEILSKKDLKNCGLGSFTYKPIVEGFCSQVKNAVKKWFSKDQEAAMQQMADSTIAACEDILIEKMERKTNYHDTYIEEILHVIDERLHNNHNLKTGIEFEVCLKQHICGFAAREFQKMHEDFIQENDPKTCLNQNKEKFRTDFMDVFHERDQCQKKAEEFTKQCLKPAVEDFVNRSLGPDIIGEMLTCQQFSTRMFFQHSILLDLLSKDDFEKYLSYICSYEDCVKKWTLSQIMEHFSNPSKAFEFEDRHIQSSINSINDAINKAKTGKSGDLKTFVEDICKELGDKLVISQDALGAFMILNNADPEQFAYWLTDCVNEMGQALMVTLQEDNIQIKLKHLHVKPQNELFTKVIGCGQQCPFCKAPCEAGGKQHTEHWTSLHRPEGLGRYSWDDTENLVIDICSSLVISDMHFQCDATKGEWHPYKSYREIFPDWRIAPDISLLASDYWKYVFTRFNEKFAKEYCSNPADIPISWKVITCKQAEASLNESFNIK